A genomic stretch from Candidatus Binatus sp. includes:
- a CDS encoding VOC family protein, with translation MVKTKGFNHAAFRVTNVEKATEFYEKVIGLKRLPRPDFGIGGAWYGVGNNALHIISSEARGSKPDPLGAHVAFDVEDFDETKRALNEMGIEFLEAPSNMGAGRQLWVTDPDGNTVELRTDK, from the coding sequence ATGGTAAAGACCAAGGGTTTCAATCACGCGGCGTTCCGCGTGACCAACGTCGAGAAGGCGACCGAGTTCTATGAAAAGGTTATCGGGCTGAAGCGGCTGCCTCGCCCCGATTTCGGGATCGGCGGCGCATGGTACGGCGTCGGCAACAATGCCTTGCACATCATCTCGAGCGAAGCGCGCGGCAGTAAGCCCGATCCGCTCGGCGCGCACGTTGCTTTCGACGTCGAAGATTTCGACGAGACCAAGCGCGCGCTGAATGAGATGGGAATCGAGTTTCTCGAGGCGCCGTCGAACATGGGCGCGGGGCGCCAACTTTGGGTGACCGATCCCGACGGCAATACGGTCGAGTTGCGCACCGACAAATAG
- a CDS encoding carboxymuconolactone decarboxylase family protein, with product MADFYGKDTSKYLRNLRQNAPDAFKGFLEFDKEVFKDGAIPSKTKELMAITAAHVTQCPWCIEAHVSRAKEKGCTDQEIAEAVWVAAAMRAGAAFSHGAIAMAVADEHKH from the coding sequence ATGGCTGATTTCTACGGCAAGGACACCTCGAAGTATCTGCGCAACCTGCGCCAAAACGCGCCCGATGCGTTCAAGGGATTTCTGGAATTCGACAAGGAAGTCTTCAAGGACGGCGCGATTCCCAGCAAGACCAAGGAACTGATGGCGATAACCGCCGCGCACGTCACGCAGTGCCCCTGGTGTATCGAGGCGCACGTCTCGCGCGCCAAGGAAAAAGGATGCACCGACCAGGAAATCGCGGAGGCGGTATGGGTCGCGGCTGCGATGCGCGCGGGCGCCGCGTTCAGCCATGGAGCGATCGCGATGGCGGTCGCGGACGAGCACAAGCACTAG
- the ispG gene encoding (E)-4-hydroxy-3-methylbut-2-enyl-diphosphate synthase produces MASTQRHTTQVSIGGTKVGGNAPIVVQSMCATRTIDVEQTVAQAHQLAAAGAGIVRIAMDSEKEIPALKEIRKQTGGIVLSVDLQENYKIADRVAPHVDKIRYNPGHLHHIEKSKTIEQKVKWLVEVARGNNVAIRIGVNCGSVAPAFLKKYPGDQLKAIVESAAYHCDLMDELGFTNFVVSLKDSDPAKVMDANRRFSKRRPDVPIHLGVTEAGLPPDGIIKTRIAFEKLLAQGIGDTIRVSLTLPNDRKHEEVLVGHKIIEDVVAGRFISVPDFGTGLNIISCPSCSRVENEKFVELAQQVKEMSAYAAKYKITIAVMGCRVNGPGETDDADLGLWCGPTTVNLKKKDRKVGYFGYDEVLPKLRVELDRLIAERSASMN; encoded by the coding sequence ATGGCAAGTACGCAACGGCACACAACGCAAGTATCGATAGGCGGGACCAAGGTCGGCGGCAACGCGCCGATCGTGGTGCAATCGATGTGCGCGACGCGCACGATCGACGTCGAGCAGACCGTCGCGCAGGCGCATCAGCTTGCGGCGGCGGGCGCTGGAATCGTGCGAATCGCGATGGACAGCGAGAAGGAAATTCCGGCGCTAAAGGAAATCCGCAAGCAGACCGGCGGTATCGTGCTGTCGGTCGATTTGCAGGAGAACTACAAGATTGCCGATCGCGTCGCGCCGCACGTGGACAAGATTCGCTACAACCCGGGCCATCTCCATCATATCGAGAAGTCGAAAACGATCGAGCAGAAAGTGAAATGGCTGGTGGAGGTGGCGCGCGGCAATAACGTCGCGATACGAATCGGCGTCAATTGCGGATCGGTCGCGCCGGCGTTCCTCAAAAAATATCCCGGCGACCAGCTCAAGGCGATCGTCGAGTCGGCGGCGTATCACTGCGACCTGATGGACGAACTGGGCTTCACCAATTTCGTGGTGTCCCTGAAGGACTCCGATCCCGCCAAGGTGATGGACGCGAATCGGCGTTTCTCGAAGCGCCGACCCGACGTGCCGATTCATCTCGGCGTCACCGAAGCCGGCTTGCCGCCTGACGGAATCATCAAGACGCGGATCGCGTTCGAGAAGCTGCTCGCGCAGGGCATCGGCGACACGATTCGCGTTTCACTGACGCTGCCGAACGATCGCAAGCACGAAGAAGTGCTCGTCGGTCACAAGATCATCGAGGATGTCGTGGCGGGACGATTTATCTCGGTGCCGGATTTCGGCACTGGCCTGAATATCATCTCGTGTCCCTCGTGCTCGCGCGTCGAGAACGAAAAGTTCGTCGAGCTGGCGCAGCAGGTGAAGGAAATGTCCGCCTACGCGGCGAAGTACAAGATCACGATCGCGGTGATGGGATGCCGCGTGAATGGGCCCGGCGAGACCGACGACGCGGACCTCGGGCTCTGGTGCGGACCGACCACTGTGAACCTCAAGAAAAAGGATCGCAAGGTCGGATATTTCGGCTACGACGAAGTGCTGCCGAAGTTGCGCGTCGAACTGGACCGGCTGATCGCGGAGCGGTCCGCGTCGATGAACTGA